The following proteins come from a genomic window of Miscanthus floridulus cultivar M001 chromosome 2, ASM1932011v1, whole genome shotgun sequence:
- the LOC136540569 gene encoding dehydration-responsive element-binding protein 2E-like, with amino-acid sequence MESYGRKRAWKKGPTRGKGGPQNAACEYRGVRQRTWGKWVAEIREPNKRTRLWLGSFATAEEAALAYDEAARRLYGPDAFLNLPHLRASVSAAASAAHQRLRWLPASARGAAAAAVPAYGLLNLNAQHNVHVIHQRLQELKNNGSPAKPQPPAPAHQLAPADHLPAAASTSPCSTVTTHAPPMSCFHSLEQAVATASMTTVDDAEPCEGGACGPPEADKPQLDLREFLQQIGVLKTDDDGTATAKASFHGDADDAGCFGGNGEFDWDALAADLNDIAGAHGGAVGVNGGFQMDDLHEVDQFGTCLPIPVWDV; translated from the coding sequence ATGGAGAGCTACGGCCGGAAGCGCGCGTGGAAGAAGGGCCCGACGCGGGGGAAGGGCGGCCCGCAGAACGCGGCTTGCGAGTACCGCGGCGTGCGCCAGCGGACGTGGGGCAAGTGGGTGGCCGAGATCCGCGAGCCCAACAAGCGCACCCGCCTCTGGCTCGGCTCCTTCGCCACCGCCGAGGAGGCCGCGCTCGCCTACGACGAGGCCGCGCGCAGGCTCTACGGGCCCGACGCCTTCCTCAACCTGCCGCACCTCCGCGcctccgtctccgccgccgcctccgccgcgcaCCAGAGGCTCAGGTGGCTGCCGGCCTCCGCCAGGGGCGCCGCGGCAGCCGCCGTCCCGGCCTACGGGCTGCTCAACCTCAACGCGCAGCACAACGTGCACGTCATCCACCAGAGGCTGCAGGAGCTCAAGAATAACGGCTCGCCCGCCAAGCCGCAGCCGCCGGCGCCTGCCCACCAGCTCGCCCCGGCCGATCATCTCCCGGCGGCGGCCTCCACGTCTCCCTGCTCCACCGTCACCACCCACGCGCCGCCCATGTCCTGCTTCCACTCCCTGGAGCAGGCGGTGGCCACGGCCTCCATGACAACGGTCGACGACGCCGAGCCGTGCGAGGGCGGCGCCTGCGGCCCGCCCGAAGCGGACAAGCCCCAGCTCGACCTCAGGGAGTTCTTGCAGCAGATCGGCGTGCTCAAGACCGACGACGACGGCACGGCTACTGCTAAAGCCAGCTTTCACGGTGACGCCGACGACGCTGGCTGCTTCGGCGGCAACGGCGAGTTCGACTGGGACGCGCTGGCAGCGGACCTCAACGACATCGCGGGAGCCCACGGCGGCGCCGTCGGCGTCAACGGAGGTTTTCAGATGGACGATCTGCATGAGGTCGACCAGTTCGGAACCTGCCTGCCCATCCCTGTCTGGGACGTCTAG